In Euphorbia lathyris chromosome 9, ddEupLath1.1, whole genome shotgun sequence, the following are encoded in one genomic region:
- the LOC136206098 gene encoding BAHD acyltransferase DCR, with product MPCSSSSSPTIISKCTIYPDQNSDTKSLKLSVSDIPMLSCQYIQKGVLLSYPPYSFDDLITFLQNSLSSALSFFPALAGRLSTDSDGHIHILCNDAGIDFVQAKAKHISLLNILSPDLDVPYCFKEFFAFDKLLSYNGHFKPLVAVQVTELSDAVFIGCTVNHSVTDGTSFWHFFNTVAEICKGDTSTNKKISNLPDFSRNTVFNSPAVLKFPSGGPKVTFSGDEPLRERIFHFSRDAILKMKYKANNGNLLERKGKQNNDSWKIVNGESNGGVLKNKTDEISSFQSLCAQLWRCVTRARKLPLTKTTTFRMAVNCRHRLEPRLHPYYFGNAIQSIPTIAPIGELLSRDLHWGADLLHKNVVAHDDNTVRKGIADWEREPRLFPLGNFDGASITMGSSPRFPMYNNDFGWGRPLAIRSGRANKFDGKISAFPGKEGNGSVDLEVVLSPETMARIEQDEEFMQYVS from the coding sequence ATgccttgttcttcttcttcttctcctacaATCATCTCCAAATGCACAATCTACCCCGATCAGAACTCCGATACCAAATCCCTCAAACTCTCCGTCTCCGATATCCCTATGCTCTCCTGTCAATACATCCAAAAAGGCGTTCTCCTCTCTTATCCACCTTACTCCTTCGACGATCTCATTACATTTCTCCAAAATTCCCTCTCCTCCGCTCTCTCCTTCTTCCCCGCTCTCGCCGGCCGCCTCTCCACTGACTCCGACGGCCATATCCACATACTCTGCAACGATGCCGGAATCGATTTCGTTCAAGCTAAAGCCAAGCATATTTCTCTCCTCAACATTCTTTCTCCCGATCTCGATGTTCCTTATTGCTTCAAGGAGTTCTTCGCTTTCGATAAATTGTTGAGTTATAACGGCCATTTTAAGCCTCTCGTCGCTGTTCAAGTTACAGAGCTTTCCGATGCGGTTTTCATCGGATGTACTGTAAATCACTCGGTCACCGACGGAACTTCGTTTTGGCATTTTTTCAATACTGTTGCTGAAATTTGCAAAGGAGATACGAGTACGAATAAGAAAATATCTAATTTACCTGATTTTAGCCGGAATACTGTGTTTAATTCTCCTGCTGTGCTTAAGTTCCCCTCCGGCGGCCCTAAGGTTACCTTCTCCGGCGACGAGCCGTTGCGGGAGAGAATTTTCCATTTCAGTAGAGATGCTATACTGAAGATGAAATATAAAGCTAATAACGGTAACTTGTTGGAGAGAAAGGGGAAACAAAATAACGACAGTTGGAAAATCGTTAACGGAGAGAGTAACGGCGGGGTTTTAAAGAACAAAACGGATGAGATATCGTCGTTTCAATCTCTTTGTGCACAGCTTTGGCGTTGTGTGACACGTGCTAGGAAACTTCCTTTGACGAAAACGACAACGTTTCGAATGGCGGTTAACTGTCGGCATCGGCTGGAGCCGCGGCTCCATCCGTACTACTTCGGCAACGCCATTCAGAGTATCCCGACGATAGCTCCGATCGGAGAACTGTTGTCTCGGGATTTGCATTGGGGAGCTGATTTGCTACACAAAAACGTCGTCGCACATGATGATAATACTGTACGGAAAGGGATAGCGGATTGGGAAAGGGAACCACGGTTGTTTCCGTTGGGAAACTTTGACGGCGCATCAATCACGATGGGTAGCTCACCGAGATTTCCGATGTATAATAATGATTTTGGGTGGGGGAGACCATTGGCAATTCGGAGTGGTAGGGCGAATAAATTCGACGGGAAGATTTCAGCATTTCCGGGGAAGGAAGGAAATGGAAGCGTTGATTTGGAGGTTGTTTTATCACCGGAAACAATGGCTAGGATTGAACAAGACGAAGAGTTCATGCAGTATGTATCATGA